Proteins encoded by one window of Marinoscillum sp. 108:
- a CDS encoding DUF4960 domain-containing protein — MKKSILFYAVMIIATVGFIACGDGGEDPAPSLEITSITATSADITRTGVVDAAAGTVIFQPFPPRTDISAVTIAVTLPEGVTVSPASGTAQDFSAGAVTYTISNGSEELSFEVSVTAEFAASIAFVGDANAPGSIKEKDMAAAYAYLSGEYGDDLEYIPFSSVNTDALQYIEVVVYYQDSDPGNNPGLLESIPASARAASVVDAFKAWHAAGGDFVLAGHGTQYLNQLGRIPDDAGKPYEENGWAPRIYGSGDGFENPDQWGINVNLNVNAIETVSSSDWDRSGHAILEGCTTSDIANPVDQTSYGHPAIPMIAAGYKEDHNSMWDINAAPITDHVDAFDKADKWEAAMEATLIGTWGHVVDLCCGAVVELHARASAPAEGSIIVIGAAAYEWEQNGADNAFMSNNAAMTVNSINYLIEK; from the coding sequence ATGAAGAAGTCAATTTTGTTTTATGCGGTGATGATCATCGCAACAGTGGGCTTTATTGCCTGTGGGGACGGTGGCGAGGATCCGGCACCATCATTGGAAATCACATCCATCACAGCTACGTCGGCTGATATCACCAGAACGGGTGTGGTAGATGCCGCCGCTGGTACGGTTATTTTCCAGCCATTTCCACCACGTACGGATATTTCGGCTGTGACTATTGCAGTTACCTTGCCAGAGGGCGTTACAGTATCTCCAGCATCTGGTACTGCTCAGGATTTTTCAGCAGGAGCAGTGACTTACACCATTTCCAATGGTAGTGAGGAGCTCTCTTTTGAGGTTTCTGTGACTGCTGAATTTGCTGCTTCTATCGCTTTCGTGGGAGATGCCAATGCTCCGGGTAGTATTAAAGAAAAAGACATGGCCGCTGCTTATGCGTATCTTTCGGGAGAGTATGGTGATGACCTGGAGTACATTCCGTTCTCTAGTGTAAATACCGATGCGTTACAATACATCGAAGTAGTGGTTTACTATCAGGATAGCGATCCGGGAAACAACCCTGGTTTATTAGAGAGTATCCCTGCATCAGCACGGGCAGCTTCAGTGGTTGACGCATTCAAAGCATGGCATGCAGCCGGTGGAGATTTCGTGTTGGCTGGTCATGGCACACAGTACCTCAACCAACTGGGAAGGATTCCAGATGATGCTGGAAAGCCGTACGAAGAGAATGGATGGGCGCCTAGAATCTACGGAAGTGGTGATGGTTTTGAAAACCCTGATCAGTGGGGAATTAATGTCAACTTGAATGTTAATGCCATTGAGACCGTTTCCAGTTCTGATTGGGATCGATCTGGTCATGCCATACTTGAGGGCTGCACTACCAGTGACATTGCCAACCCTGTAGATCAAACTTCCTATGGTCATCCTGCTATACCAATGATAGCAGCTGGGTACAAAGAAGATCATAATTCCATGTGGGATATCAACGCCGCACCGATCACCGATCATGTGGATGCTTTTGATAAAGCAGATAAATGGGAAGCAGCTATGGAAGCTACACTTATTGGTACGTGGGGTCACGTGGTGGACCTGTGCTGTGGAGCAGTAGTAGAGCTTCATGCGAGGGCTTCTGCACCAGCTGAAGGTTCGATCATCGTGATTGGAGCTGCTGCATATGAGTGGGAGCAAAACGGCGCTGATAATGCATTTATGAGCAACAATGCTGCAATGACCGTTAATTCAATTAACTATTTAATAGAAAAGTAA
- a CDS encoding RagB/SusD family nutrient uptake outer membrane protein gives MKKIFIAISIVAVLLPACKDQVLDQVPQGALAEGVEVDEGIMENLITAAYSSLTARFIGLHHVTFQGPTTNWIADIRSDDAYKGGGGIVDQVPMHQAETYVLNPTNDLAFNKWLNLTWAIARVNVAISNLLEYENPNYPSEIRMAEMRFLRAHFHFDMVRNYNQVPWLDENVLGSEASNTTYTKEELLELIEADMQFAYDHLPLSQPELGRVNKYTAAAYMCKILVEEKKWSEVIPFADEVIGSGQYALLNEFEDLASLDFENSSEIVFTVQFALTENPDLGHNIGNILNVTYSNAYPGGDDFYLASQNLVNAFKTDANGLPVFDGFDNPPHATGASYLNPVDPRVDFSLGRNNIPWKQSGIYTFSEWGRSADYPNNYSSKKHVIDSNDPRMHDGLPWAASGLNFAIIRYAEVLLWKAEALIEGNIDLNEARALINQIRNRAKNSTYVRTLDGVSTAANYAIEPYPTTGWNQSYARQALRRERRLELAMEGHRLFDLNRWGITAQTISEYLSDEYTVTPYLEGVEFVEGTHEYYPIPQAELDKNPGLYQQNNGY, from the coding sequence ATGAAAAAGATATTTATAGCAATTTCGATAGTGGCAGTACTTCTGCCAGCATGCAAAGACCAGGTTCTGGATCAGGTACCACAAGGTGCCCTGGCGGAAGGGGTAGAGGTAGATGAGGGAATCATGGAGAACCTGATCACTGCTGCGTATTCTTCTCTCACGGCCAGGTTTATCGGTCTTCATCATGTCACTTTTCAGGGGCCAACAACCAACTGGATTGCAGACATCAGATCAGATGATGCCTACAAGGGCGGGGGCGGAATCGTGGATCAGGTACCAATGCATCAGGCTGAAACTTATGTGTTAAATCCTACCAATGATCTTGCCTTCAATAAATGGCTCAATCTTACCTGGGCCATAGCCCGTGTGAATGTGGCCATAAGCAACCTTTTGGAATACGAAAACCCAAACTATCCTTCTGAAATCAGAATGGCCGAAATGAGATTCTTACGTGCTCATTTTCACTTTGATATGGTGAGAAACTATAACCAGGTGCCCTGGTTGGACGAAAATGTATTGGGCTCAGAAGCGTCTAATACCACTTACACCAAGGAGGAGCTTTTGGAACTGATAGAAGCGGACATGCAATTTGCGTATGACCATCTCCCCCTTAGTCAGCCGGAACTCGGAAGGGTCAATAAATATACAGCCGCGGCTTATATGTGTAAAATACTGGTAGAGGAGAAAAAGTGGAGTGAGGTAATTCCATTTGCCGATGAGGTGATAGGCTCTGGACAATACGCTTTGCTGAATGAGTTTGAAGATCTGGCATCACTTGATTTTGAAAACAGCTCAGAGATAGTGTTTACCGTGCAGTTTGCATTGACTGAAAACCCGGATTTGGGGCACAATATTGGGAACATTCTTAATGTCACCTATAGTAACGCTTATCCGGGAGGGGACGACTTTTATCTGGCTAGCCAGAACCTTGTGAACGCCTTCAAAACAGATGCCAATGGGTTACCGGTATTTGATGGATTTGACAATCCTCCGCATGCTACCGGAGCTTCCTATCTCAATCCCGTGGATCCTAGAGTTGATTTCTCTTTAGGAAGAAATAACATACCATGGAAACAGAGCGGTATCTACACTTTTTCAGAGTGGGGCAGGAGTGCAGATTATCCAAATAATTACTCTTCCAAAAAACACGTCATAGATTCTAACGATCCCAGGATGCATGATGGTTTACCATGGGCAGCTTCCGGACTAAACTTCGCAATCATTAGGTATGCCGAGGTGCTCCTATGGAAGGCGGAGGCGTTGATAGAAGGGAATATTGATCTGAATGAGGCTCGTGCCCTCATCAATCAAATCCGAAACAGAGCTAAGAACAGTACTTACGTTCGAACGTTGGACGGAGTATCTACAGCTGCCAATTATGCGATAGAACCCTATCCAACTACCGGATGGAACCAGAGCTATGCCCGTCAGGCATTGAGGAGAGAAAGAAGGCTTGAACTGGCCATGGAGGGCCATCGTTTGTTTGACCTCAACAGATGGGGGATTACAGCCCAGACCATCAGTGAATACTTATCCGATGAATACACAGTAACACCTTATTTGGAAGGGGTAGAGTTTGTAGAGGGTACTCATGAGTATTATCCAATTCCGCAAGCCGAGTTGGATAAGAATCCGGGCCTTTACCAACAGAATAACGGTTATTAA
- a CDS encoding TonB-dependent receptor, producing the protein MMKKLLNGFLLLLATMCATDLLAQEVTISGTVTDQERGETLPGATITIENEYTGTITDIDGKYTITTEANATLMFSFIGYETKKIKLSGQTRLDVALAADLQSLEEVVVVGYTSKRKKDLVGSVSVVDMEEVGKIVYANPLQALQGRVAGVTFNQTGEPGSVGTSVNIRGFTTFGDNTPLYVIDGIPSQEPPNNLNGNDIASIQVLKDGAASVYGARAAAGVILITTKTGKKDKLEIDAGVILGRQTRANYLDLLNAEEWGQVYWEAYKNSRNGTPSFTGYFDLGGKPGIPADPQLYQPDKDDPSKDQSYLYTPEGTNWADRIYRDGQSQQYYVNISNGNDKGNVMFGASYFDEQGTIITSYFNRITARLNSNYNLTKWMKVGENLSISNSERVGVGGAANDVVRQHPALPVYDTDGDYAGRVGDFPDIRNTVSQLDRNRNNTTKSWRIFGNAHGEVSLLDALDILPEAHAFKLRTNVGLDYSDYYDDFFGSSLHEGVYQIDNNSYFNKYGRGVTLTWNNFAEYSFRKKDHNLTLIGGIESIQYSYRDLAASRTGYSSETPSYLTISSGDDIGIAEGGRSNWGLYSEIARLDYIFKERYLATVLYRHDMTSRFATDGDFLTYMVGWRVTDEPAIRRAIGDNVLNDFKLRASYGELGNQNTGTLHNQSTFYGPNDLNANYDLTGTNTSVQQGFVVLTRGNPFLRWETTKSYNIGADVRLFNKSLDFTFDVYQKVTTDLISNPPLALAIGEGTAPFVNSAQVTNTGFDMSLTHFYRSNSGLKITNSVQVSRYKSVVDDLDDRYPLGYEGERYFDSGGRIAEGRQMREFYGWVADGIFQNTEEVEAHANQTGKGVGRIRYADINGDSIINDEDRTYLGSPHPDVTLGLNSQVKYKNFTLDMFFYSSIGHEIYNNLRVTSEFAQIGTYNRTSAILNSWTPENTGATVPMLTLDDKGNDESRASSYFIEDGTFLKMRTLRLGYNFTPKIFEGFNVNLYAEVQNVFTITNYSGIDPEVPGGFDNGVYPLPRTFILGLNLKL; encoded by the coding sequence ATGATGAAAAAATTACTCAACGGATTTTTGCTACTACTGGCCACTATGTGTGCTACCGATTTGCTGGCACAGGAAGTGACCATATCAGGTACCGTGACGGACCAGGAGCGTGGTGAGACCTTGCCAGGTGCTACCATCACTATTGAAAATGAATATACCGGAACCATCACAGATATAGATGGTAAATACACGATCACAACGGAGGCCAACGCCACCCTGATGTTCTCATTTATTGGTTATGAAACAAAGAAAATAAAGCTGAGCGGGCAAACGAGGTTAGATGTAGCGTTGGCGGCAGATTTGCAATCGCTGGAAGAAGTAGTAGTGGTAGGCTATACTTCTAAGAGAAAGAAAGATCTGGTAGGATCTGTGAGTGTTGTGGACATGGAGGAGGTTGGAAAAATCGTTTATGCCAATCCTCTTCAGGCACTTCAGGGGCGAGTAGCCGGGGTGACCTTTAATCAAACAGGGGAGCCGGGATCAGTGGGGACGAGTGTCAACATTCGTGGGTTCACCACTTTTGGGGACAATACGCCACTCTATGTGATCGATGGGATTCCTTCACAGGAGCCTCCCAACAATCTTAATGGAAATGATATTGCTTCTATTCAGGTGTTGAAGGATGGTGCAGCTTCGGTGTATGGTGCCAGGGCTGCCGCAGGAGTAATCTTGATCACCACGAAAACAGGTAAAAAGGATAAGCTGGAGATTGACGCAGGTGTGATTTTAGGTCGACAGACACGTGCCAACTATCTGGATCTTCTAAATGCTGAGGAATGGGGGCAGGTTTACTGGGAAGCCTATAAGAACAGCCGAAACGGTACACCTTCATTTACCGGGTACTTTGATCTTGGTGGTAAGCCTGGTATTCCGGCAGATCCACAGCTCTATCAGCCAGACAAAGACGATCCGAGCAAAGATCAGTCCTATCTCTACACACCTGAAGGGACGAACTGGGCGGACAGGATTTATAGAGATGGTCAATCTCAACAATACTATGTGAATATATCTAATGGTAATGATAAAGGGAATGTCATGTTTGGCGCATCCTACTTCGATGAGCAAGGAACCATCATCACCTCCTATTTCAACAGGATTACTGCCAGGTTGAATTCTAACTACAATCTTACCAAATGGATGAAAGTGGGAGAGAATCTAAGCATATCTAATTCAGAGCGTGTGGGCGTTGGTGGAGCTGCCAACGATGTGGTAAGACAGCATCCGGCGCTTCCTGTATACGATACTGATGGGGATTACGCAGGCAGGGTGGGAGACTTCCCGGACATTAGAAACACGGTCAGTCAGTTGGATAGAAACCGCAATAACACTACAAAAAGCTGGAGGATCTTTGGTAATGCACATGGGGAAGTGAGCCTGCTGGATGCACTCGATATCTTGCCTGAAGCACATGCTTTTAAACTGCGCACCAATGTGGGCCTGGACTACAGTGATTACTATGATGATTTTTTCGGATCTAGTTTACATGAGGGCGTCTATCAAATAGATAACAATAGTTATTTTAATAAATATGGTCGGGGTGTTACACTCACCTGGAACAATTTTGCTGAGTATTCATTCAGGAAGAAAGACCATAACCTCACCTTGATCGGAGGGATAGAATCCATCCAATACAGCTACCGGGATTTGGCCGCTTCACGTACTGGGTATTCTTCAGAGACACCCAGCTACCTGACCATTAGCAGTGGAGATGACATAGGCATCGCCGAGGGTGGGCGCAGCAACTGGGGGTTATACTCAGAGATTGCCCGCCTGGATTATATCTTCAAAGAAAGGTATTTAGCCACGGTACTTTACCGGCACGACATGACCTCAAGGTTTGCTACTGATGGAGACTTCCTGACCTATATGGTAGGATGGAGAGTGACGGACGAACCGGCCATCAGACGAGCGATAGGAGATAACGTGCTCAATGATTTCAAGTTAAGAGCCAGCTATGGGGAGTTGGGCAATCAGAATACCGGAACTCTGCATAATCAATCCACTTTTTACGGGCCAAATGATCTCAACGCAAACTATGATCTGACCGGAACCAATACCTCAGTACAACAGGGATTTGTAGTGCTAACACGAGGTAATCCATTCTTGAGATGGGAAACGACAAAAAGCTACAACATTGGAGCGGATGTTCGTCTTTTTAATAAGTCGTTGGATTTTACTTTTGATGTATATCAGAAGGTGACTACTGACCTGATAAGCAATCCTCCTTTGGCCCTGGCCATTGGCGAGGGTACTGCTCCATTTGTAAACTCGGCCCAGGTTACCAACACTGGTTTTGATATGAGTCTTACGCATTTCTATAGGAGCAATTCAGGACTTAAAATCACCAATTCTGTGCAGGTGTCAAGGTACAAATCTGTGGTAGATGATCTTGACGACAGGTATCCTTTGGGTTACGAGGGAGAAAGATACTTCGATAGTGGGGGTAGAATCGCTGAAGGCCGGCAGATGCGCGAATTTTACGGCTGGGTGGCAGACGGTATTTTCCAGAACACCGAGGAGGTGGAGGCACATGCCAACCAGACCGGGAAGGGCGTAGGGCGTATTCGTTATGCAGATATCAACGGAGATAGCATCATCAATGACGAGGACAGAACTTACCTGGGCAGTCCCCACCCGGATGTAACCCTGGGCCTCAACTCACAGGTGAAATACAAAAACTTCACACTCGATATGTTTTTCTACAGCTCCATCGGGCATGAGATTTACAACAATCTTCGGGTAACCTCTGAGTTTGCACAAATAGGCACCTATAATCGTACCTCGGCCATTTTAAATTCCTGGACTCCAGAGAACACTGGGGCTACGGTGCCCATGCTCACTTTGGATGATAAGGGAAATGACGAAAGCAGGGCCTCCTCTTATTTCATAGAAGATGGCACGTTCCTGAAAATGAGGACGCTTCGTTTGGGATACAATTTTACTCCAAAAATATTCGAGGGGTTCAATGTAAACCTCTACGCTGAAGTACAAAACGTATTCACTATTACTAATTATTCGGGTATTGATCCCGAAGTGCCGGGCGGATTTGATAATGGAGTTTATCCATTACCCCGCACTTTCATTCTCGGTCTAAATCTCAAACTCTAA
- a CDS encoding sugar porter family MFS transporter, with product MNARILYYAIVVGLAGFLFGFDTVVISGANLPIKELWNTSDWFHGTFIMSMALWGTVVGAIFGGYPTDLIGRRSTLYWVGVLYLTSALGSALATDPYLFSFFRFIGGVGVGISSIAAPTYTSEIAAPSSRGRLVALYQFNIVLGILVAFVSNYLLQGVGGANDWRWMLGVEAIPAAAYIIMVLGVPRSPRWVLIHKKDEPGALKILELNNSEAEARSIIASIKQDVKNNLNAHTSVFSVKYRWSLMLAFLLAAFNQLSGINFILYYAPEILVKAGFGSSDSLFSAIFIGVVNLLFTMLGVFLIDRSGRKMLMYIGSIGYIISLGMVGYAFYAELSEVFKLTFILTFIAAHAIGQGAVIWVFISEIFPNKVRAYGQAWGSGVHWLFAALITLFGSVLINSMNPWTVFWLFGSFMVLQLLFVIFMMPETKGASLEELQSRLGGMKTKKSQSTIQEVKENYVAEVGN from the coding sequence ATGAATGCACGAATTTTATATTATGCTATTGTTGTTGGACTCGCCGGATTCTTATTCGGATTCGATACAGTAGTTATTTCAGGTGCCAACCTTCCTATTAAAGAGTTATGGAATACCAGTGATTGGTTTCATGGCACCTTCATTATGTCAATGGCACTATGGGGTACGGTGGTGGGAGCCATCTTTGGCGGGTATCCCACGGACCTGATAGGAAGACGCTCCACACTGTATTGGGTAGGCGTGCTTTATCTGACTTCCGCACTGGGGTCAGCGTTGGCCACAGATCCTTATTTGTTTTCTTTCTTCAGGTTTATTGGTGGAGTAGGGGTGGGTATTTCGTCCATTGCAGCACCCACTTATACTTCTGAGATCGCCGCACCTTCCAGCAGAGGGCGCCTGGTTGCGCTTTACCAATTCAACATAGTATTGGGTATTCTGGTGGCTTTTGTTTCCAATTACCTTTTGCAAGGTGTAGGAGGTGCCAATGACTGGAGATGGATGTTGGGGGTAGAGGCCATCCCCGCCGCAGCGTATATAATCATGGTGTTGGGGGTGCCAAGGAGTCCCAGATGGGTACTCATTCACAAAAAGGATGAGCCTGGCGCTTTGAAAATATTAGAATTAAACAATAGCGAAGCAGAGGCCAGGTCGATCATAGCCAGCATCAAGCAAGATGTTAAAAATAATTTGAATGCTCATACCAGCGTGTTTTCGGTTAAGTACAGATGGTCACTCATGTTGGCTTTTCTACTGGCCGCTTTCAATCAGCTTTCGGGCATCAACTTTATTTTGTACTATGCCCCGGAAATACTGGTGAAAGCTGGCTTTGGAAGCTCCGACTCCTTATTTAGTGCAATATTCATTGGTGTGGTCAATCTACTCTTTACCATGCTGGGCGTATTTCTGATCGATCGTTCTGGCAGAAAAATGCTGATGTACATTGGCTCAATAGGCTACATCATCAGTCTGGGCATGGTCGGATACGCTTTTTATGCTGAACTCAGCGAGGTGTTTAAGCTGACATTTATACTCACATTTATCGCGGCCCATGCCATTGGACAAGGGGCAGTGATCTGGGTATTTATTTCAGAGATATTTCCCAACAAGGTCAGAGCATATGGGCAGGCCTGGGGGTCAGGAGTTCACTGGCTATTTGCCGCATTGATCACCCTGTTTGGTTCTGTGCTGATCAATTCGATGAATCCCTGGACGGTCTTTTGGCTCTTTGGGAGTTTCATGGTCCTCCAATTACTCTTTGTGATTTTCATGATGCCCGAAACCAAAGGCGCTTCCCTGGAAGAGCTACAGAGCCGCTTAGGCGGAATGAAAACGAAAAAATCTCAATCGACTATTCAAGAAGTAAAAGAAAATTATGTCGCCGAAGTGGGCAACTAA
- a CDS encoding substrate-binding domain-containing protein has translation MRSIIIWLGIFCFGFLFGCQAEQEQEKKFKVGFSQPIMKDAWRQAMFNEMQRQLIFHDEIELIFKDGDSQTSIQIAQILQMVEDGIDLLIVSPNEAAPLQPIIESVFEQGIPVIILDRRINSSKYTAYIGADNKLIGNAGGKYIARLLNGRGKVLEVYESLKITAFSDRHFGFREVMVAHPQIQIDSVKAIAKGESKYRELIANEQYDVVFAATDVAAKFAYDVAQEAYPEGRNKYYIGIDALPGTGNGLEMVENGILTASIIYPTGGDLSIDIASRILNGEPYEKENILQTLVVDSTNVKIIQTQARKILDQQTDILSLSDKLGVIQRVFKTQRTLTYLFALTMVISIIMTASVLKSLVEKRRINNELQSKNEQITQYAQQAEEATQAKFRFFTNISHEFRTPLTLIKAPVDELLERKEASLFKKDLKLIRKNTLRLLRLVNQIMDFRKIDNSKMNLRINEQPLIPFLKEIMDSFEKLAGDKQITFKLIHDNDQVKLWFDGNMMDKVFFNLLSNAFKFTNKGGSIFIRVETNQLSDEVRISVDDTGNGMTEEQVTHIFDRFYQGDQYRSLGTGLGLALSKEIIDLHKGSIEVESIPNKGTRFVIKLKTGKDHLDESMLALEEGLYLRSDESLFPADYESTEEPLIREKSEDGSGSILLIEDNDELRAYLKGRLGRDYFVMEANNVAEGIEMAMNEVPDLIVCDLMLKHESGYEVIRALKEDLRSSHIPIVILTAKSSTEEKIKGIRLGADDYITKPFDVAILCERIHTLLANRQKLREHFLHELPVDQKGVSNSRIDKKFVSEFTALVEANLADAGFGVNEIGHELGLSRMQLYRKVKALLGYSVNDYISNVRLKKAKHLILEGEHNISEIAHIVGFSTASYFSTAFKNQFGMTPSEFKSNHES, from the coding sequence ATGAGGTCAATAATCATTTGGTTGGGTATTTTTTGCTTCGGTTTTTTATTTGGCTGCCAGGCTGAACAGGAACAAGAAAAGAAATTCAAGGTGGGCTTCTCTCAGCCGATCATGAAAGATGCATGGAGACAAGCCATGTTTAATGAAATGCAGCGTCAGCTGATATTTCATGATGAGATAGAGCTGATTTTCAAAGATGGGGATTCACAGACCAGCATACAGATCGCGCAGATACTCCAGATGGTGGAGGATGGCATTGATTTACTCATAGTTTCTCCCAACGAGGCAGCCCCTCTCCAGCCAATCATCGAATCAGTTTTTGAGCAGGGCATCCCGGTCATTATTCTGGACAGGAGGATCAATTCCAGCAAATACACGGCATACATAGGCGCTGACAACAAGCTGATAGGGAATGCAGGAGGGAAATATATCGCTCGGCTACTGAATGGTAGAGGTAAAGTCTTGGAAGTATACGAGAGCCTTAAGATCACGGCATTTTCGGATCGACATTTTGGGTTTCGTGAGGTTATGGTGGCGCATCCTCAGATTCAGATAGATTCTGTCAAAGCCATCGCTAAGGGAGAGTCAAAGTACAGGGAGCTGATCGCCAATGAGCAATATGATGTAGTTTTTGCAGCCACGGATGTGGCGGCCAAGTTTGCGTATGATGTGGCACAGGAAGCGTATCCAGAGGGCAGGAACAAGTACTATATTGGTATAGATGCATTGCCAGGAACCGGCAATGGTCTCGAGATGGTTGAGAACGGTATTTTGACGGCTTCCATTATTTATCCCACAGGTGGTGACCTGTCTATTGATATTGCTTCGAGAATTCTCAATGGCGAGCCCTATGAGAAGGAAAACATCCTTCAGACCCTGGTGGTGGATTCTACAAACGTGAAAATCATCCAAACCCAGGCCAGGAAGATATTGGATCAGCAAACGGATATTCTGAGTTTGTCGGATAAGCTTGGGGTTATCCAGCGGGTTTTCAAAACTCAGCGGACCCTTACGTATTTGTTTGCACTTACCATGGTGATATCCATTATCATGACGGCTTCAGTGCTTAAATCTTTGGTGGAAAAGCGTCGGATCAATAATGAGTTACAAAGCAAAAATGAGCAGATCACCCAATATGCTCAGCAAGCAGAAGAAGCAACTCAGGCAAAATTCAGGTTTTTCACCAACATCTCTCATGAGTTCAGGACACCTCTCACCCTCATCAAAGCACCGGTAGATGAGCTGCTGGAACGAAAGGAAGCCAGTTTGTTCAAAAAGGACTTAAAGCTGATCCGAAAGAATACGTTGCGGTTGTTGCGGTTGGTCAATCAAATTATGGATTTCCGTAAAATTGATAACTCAAAAATGAACTTGAGAATCAATGAGCAGCCGTTGATACCCTTTCTGAAGGAAATCATGGACTCCTTCGAAAAGCTGGCCGGAGATAAGCAGATAACTTTCAAACTGATTCATGACAATGATCAGGTGAAGCTCTGGTTTGATGGTAATATGATGGATAAGGTATTTTTCAACCTCCTGTCCAATGCATTTAAATTCACGAATAAGGGCGGATCTATATTCATTCGGGTGGAAACTAATCAGCTGAGTGATGAGGTGAGAATATCTGTGGATGATACGGGCAATGGAATGACCGAAGAACAGGTCACTCATATATTTGATCGGTTTTATCAGGGCGATCAATACAGAAGCCTGGGGACTGGCCTGGGATTGGCCTTGTCCAAGGAAATCATAGACTTACACAAGGGGAGCATTGAAGTCGAAAGTATCCCCAACAAAGGAACGAGGTTTGTAATCAAGCTAAAGACCGGCAAAGACCATTTGGATGAGTCCATGCTTGCCCTTGAGGAAGGCCTCTATTTGAGGTCCGACGAATCACTTTTTCCTGCAGACTATGAATCAACAGAAGAACCACTGATTCGGGAAAAATCTGAGGACGGGAGTGGTAGCATTTTATTGATTGAAGATAATGATGAGCTTCGGGCCTATCTCAAAGGCCGCTTAGGCCGTGACTACTTTGTGATGGAGGCAAACAACGTGGCTGAGGGGATTGAGATGGCGATGAATGAGGTGCCCGACCTGATCGTCTGTGACTTGATGCTAAAGCATGAATCGGGCTATGAGGTCATTCGAGCACTGAAAGAGGACTTGAGGTCTTCCCATATACCTATAGTCATCCTTACAGCAAAGTCCTCAACAGAAGAAAAAATCAAAGGAATCCGACTGGGGGCAGATGATTACATCACCAAGCCTTTTGATGTGGCCATTCTTTGCGAGCGCATACATACTTTGCTTGCGAATCGTCAGAAGTTGAGAGAGCACTTCCTGCATGAACTGCCTGTGGATCAGAAGGGCGTATCGAACTCTCGGATCGATAAAAAGTTTGTGAGTGAGTTTACGGCCCTTGTAGAGGCTAACCTCGCTGATGCTGGGTTCGGAGTAAATGAAATAGGTCATGAATTGGGACTCTCCCGAATGCAACTATACCGAAAGGTGAAGGCCCTTTTGGGGTATAGTGTCAATGACTACATCAGCAACGTCCGTCTAAAGAAAGCCAAACATTTGATCCTGGAAGGAGAGCACAATATCTCTGAAATTGCACATATCGTTGGGTTTTCAACGGCTTCATATTTTTCCACAGCATTCAAGAATCAGTTTGGTATGACTCCTTCAGAGTTCAAATCAAATCACGAGTCATGA